Part of the Oncorhynchus kisutch isolate 150728-3 linkage group LG2, Okis_V2, whole genome shotgun sequence genome, cttttgactggtactgtatattacccctaaggagactgaaaagatttggcatgggtccccagatcctcaaaaggttctacagctgcaccatcgagagcatcctgactggttgcatcactgcctggtatggcaactgctcggtctctgactgcaaggcactactgAGGGTAGactgtacggcccagtacatcactggggccaagcttcctgccatccaggacctccataccagtcggtgtcagaggaaggccctaaaaatggtctaagactccagccaccctagtcatagaatgttctctctgctaccgcaaggcaagcggtaccggagcgccaagtctaggtccaagaggcttcaaaacagcttctactcccaaagccataagactcctgaacatctagtcaaatagctacccagactattcacattgcccccgctcccctctccacaccactgccactctatgttgtcatctatgcatagtcacttcaattatctctacctacatgtacatactacctcaactaaccggtgcccccgcacattgactctgtaccggcacccccctgtatatatatttcttttttaaatactactcctctttaattacttgttacattttaTCTCGTATTcctatctgtatttttttaaactgcactgtcggttaggggctcataagtaagcatttcactgtaaggtctactacacttgttgtattcggtgcatgtgactaatacgatttgatattatactgtatattatatagctCTGGAGGCCTCTAGTGGCCTTCAGGCCATTTTAGCATGAAaagtgccattgagggcttccaccattttaatgtagtcaactgggtggaaTGTCCGACtttattggctgatccctcctgataaccctgttggagtcatgtccaaccgggacatcaggagggatcagccaatcgtgaagaagaaaattaactacttcaaaatggagatcaCTGTCAGACCTATATTGGcacatatattttttacttttatatatttttttacttctaTTTTCAAAGCAAAACACCACAAACTCATGTCGGGGAAAGAAAAAAGGCGAAACTGACCACCCTCCTTCCTTGCTCCTGCACTGCCTCTTCCACCAATCCAAATGTTTCTTATGGACAGAAAAGAGCAGAGGCTCTGAGCTGTCCGATCAGGTCCATTGTCTACTTACTCGAAGTCCTTTATCTAGCTTTATGCTCCTATCAACACACTTCCTGTTTTTGTTTGGATCTTTTAGCGCCTCTCATCCCAGTGAAGCGTCTATCTATCCTATTTTCAGCAGTAACTCACAATTCGTGTCTAAGTAAGAACTGTCAGTGTGTGCGCGCCGCCTCTCATTACACGGTTTACCTCTACGGCCTCTAATAGGCTCGCAAGAGCATGACCGAATCATGCAAACATGGAACTTGGATATTTGGTTGTCTTTTGCCTCTACTGTTGATTGCTGTAACCTATATGAACGATGAAGTTAAAGTGGAAACAAAAAATACTGTACTGCTTTTTAAAATTATGTCGCTGTCACTTTTTATACACCACAATCCCTGAAGCGTCCTATTTCCTTTAGGACCCAGTGGAGCTCTGTGAGCTAATCCCTGTGATGTAGTACACATGCTGTCCCTGGCCGTTGTTTTAGGTCAGTGCTATTcggaatccttgggacgtccctaccttAAACCCTAAATCTTAACCATTTTGCATTTCAACTTCAAAGGGGGTAGTGACGTCCCAAGGATTCCGGATATCAATGACCGTTTATGTTGCGGTACTCGAGTGTATGGCGGGGGCCCATAATCAGTTTTGCAGACACTAATCTCCATTGTATGAAAGTGCATTGTCTGAAAAACAACATCTGGCTGCTGAATGTGCACCATCCATGTCCAGGTAAAATGTTACCTGTTACCTATAGCCTTTCTTAATCAGGCTCTGAATGTCGAGGTTTGATACAGGttcctgctgctagctagctagtcttGTTCACCAGCTGACTTGGTAACATTTCTTGGTGTTCTGACCGTACTGCATGCTTTAAAAGAAATTACGCATCAGTTGTTCTCGCACCTGATAATTATGCTCGCCAATTCAACACGGGGCTTTCTCTGGTCGGATGTCGAAACCAGAACCTTGCTGAATATCTGGGGGGAGCGGGACATCCAGACGGCGTTGGGCGGAAACTTCCGAAACAGTCATGTCTACCGCGACGTCGCAAGAAGGTTGGGAATTATGGGGTTCGAAAGAACCCCAGAGCAGTGTAGGGTACGAATCAAAAGCCTGAAAAGGCAGTTTATCCTGGCCAAGGAGGGCAACCTGAGGAACAACGGACAATACCACAAAATCTGCAAATTCTACGATGCCATGGAGACGATACTAAGCTGCCGTCCCCAGATTGACCCCCAGGAGTTGTTAGACAGTGGGGCGGTGGGGGATGAGACCGAGGAGGAAGTGGACACAGACCCTCCACAGGACCCATACTTGGAGAGCACAGGGGAAAGCTCCTACCCAGAAACCCAAGTGAAGCTCGAATACCCTCCCATCCCTGTGACAGTGGGAAATAGTAAGTACCATTAGTATGGCATGTCGTTACATTGTTATTATATGGATTATTTTGCAAATACAGGCCTTTTTGTGTTGCAGGGTTTGATTTTTAAGATACAATTTATTATTTCACATCCATTAAGTAGAGTAAAATTACCGTAACTTATTTTTCAGCTTTCAGTGTTTCATTTTATTTCCTAAAGCATTTAATGTCTGGATTCCACAGTTTTTGCATGTTTTTTTGCCCAGTCTCACACTGACTTGACATTCTGCTATGTATTACCCTTACAGAAGTCTTGATAATTAGAAAATATTTAATGCACCTGATTAAAAAAGAGTAAAATGGAaactatataaactcagcaaaaaaagaaacgtcctctcactgtcaactgtgtttattttcaacaactgagacatgaactgaacaagttccacagatgtgACTAACAGATATGGAATAATGTGGCCCTGAACAAAGGCAGGGTCAAaataaatcaaaagtaacagtcagtatctggtgtggccaccagctgcattaagtactgcagtgcatctcctcctcatggactgcaccagatttcccagttcttgctgtgagatgttaccccactcttccaccaaggcacctgcaagttcctggacatttctgggaggaatgACCCTGGCCTTCACCCAccgatccaacagatcccagatgtgctcaatgggattgagatccgggctcttcgctggccatggcagaacactgacattcctgtcttgcaggaaatcacgcacagaacgagcagtatggctggtggcattgtcatgctggagggtcatgtcaggatgagcctgcaggaagggtaccaaatgagggaggaggatgtcttccctgtaacgcacagcgttgagattgcctgcaatgacaacaagctcaggccgatgatgctgtgacacacagccccagaccatgatggaccctccacctccaaaccgatcccgctccagagtacaggcctcggtgtaacgctcgtTCTTtggacgataaacgtgaatctgaccatctccccatgtgagacaaaaccgcgacttgtcagtgaagagcacttttttgccagtcttgtctggtccagcgatggtgggtttgtgtccataggcaacgttgttgctgttgatgtctggtgaggacctgccttacaacaggcctacaagcccgcaggtgtgatgttcggatataccgatcctgtgcaggtgttgttacacgtggtctgccactgcgaggacaagcaaattacataatatatatatattttttaagtttgTGTACTTGGTTATTATGGATATGAATAGAGACAGTGGAGCTCATTGAGGGAGATTCAGAGTTTGATGCCAGGAAATGAGAGAAAATAAAGGTAAATATGTTTTGAGATATTGTACGTCATTATCAAATTGGCTATAATTTCAAATAATTATTTAGGATACATTGTATGCTTGATGTTCGACTTCATGCAAGAATCCCTGCTCTTTATGACCAAATACTGTAAAAATGCATTTCCCACCACATGTAATTACCACCACATAATGAACTGTGATGATAAGGACAATGTGGTGGTAATGGCAAAATGTATCAGTCATCTCTCCAAAGTTCTCTGCCACCTTCATGAGTTGAATCCATCTTCCACTGTCTTCCATGTTGTAATAGATGCACCAACCACACAGTACAGATTCAAGAATAATGTATTCTACCTGAGCACAATTCCATTTCAACTGGGCTTTCAGAAGGTCACATGGGATTTTTTGGAGTCTGGACATGGGAAAGGTCCTGCGGATGAAATCGGTGCAGCTATGAAGAGAAGTTGATTCCATGGTGGCAAGAGGAAATGACCTTCAGAATGGAAGGGTTCTACGAGGAACTTTCCAAAGAGCAGTCAAATGTGAAGCTCTTTTACGTCACAGAGCAAGAGATTGAGAATATTGATCCTCTGCTTCCAGATCGTATTGAGACGATCCGTGGAACAATGAAAATACACCAGGTAATATGTTTCATGTAAAACTATAGATTTGTAATTACAAAATGTAGATCAAATTGTAGATTTTCAAATCACTATCTTTTCATTCTAAATCATTTGTGTTTACTGAAGGTGTTAACAGAACGTGTTAGAGATTTCCTGTATATTCATCAATTTAAGAAATGTTCTATGTTGTTTACAGATCATCACTGCCATTACAGGACAAATCACATGGAGAGCTCTCAGTTGTTGGTGCTCAACTCCACATCTGGGATTGTTTTGGGCCACAGACCGTGATAATTCAACAGTCAGACAAAGCACAATCTTCACTTCAACCTGTACAGCACCACAACTATTTTGTAGTGCAAAACTGCCCATTGCAGACATACATGAGAGACTGATTGGAAAGTTGTGTGTTGTGAAATATGAATACCCTTACCCTGGTATTATACAAGATGTTGATGCAGAGAGCAGTGCTCTAGTCAAGACGATGAGTCGTGTGAGAGCAAACAGATTATTTTGGCCAACGAGAGAGGAAATTGTATGGTACCAACCAGAGAATGTGCTTGGGCTTGTCCCTGAGCCTCATCCAGTGACTAAACGGCATATGATGCCTGATGGCGCAGTCTGGGAggaaatgtgctctctcgttaaGCAATAGAGTCTTGAGTGAGCACATACCTGTCTCATGAGCCTGAATCAATAGACTGCAGCCAGTGAACAACAATTTGTTTAATGTCAACTAGTGTTTACAACCTTGTAGATGTATTTCTGCCTAATGCATTGAATCCAACAATTGTTCTAAAATACGCTTTAAGTTCTTGAGGCATGTAACCTTTTGTTTTTTGAGCTTTTGAATTGTGTTCTATATCTTcaataaaatgaaacatgtacaACTGTGACGTTCAAAATATTTAATGGTATTTTTAATAAGTTTTATATGAAATGTAATTTCCACCACACTGTCATTGCCATCACGGTAAATGTGTATTAAATGTGTATTACAATTGATATTGATTATGATTCCCATATGTGAACCTTTTTATATGCTTGTTCTTAAGataattactaaaatgtcaaataatAAGATTTTGATGTGGTAAATGCATGTTTCTGAGTTTCATCGAGGCATATATGGACAATTTTATGACGTGGTGGTATTGACATTTCCCCTCATGTATTTGGGGAAACCTATAAAAAATCTTTCTACTCTTAAATAGTATGGTCTCAGCTGCTATTTGATCTTGTTTCCAGATAGAGTGAAGAAAAtattcagatttaaaaaacagtttCAAGAGGTTTCATTTTCAAAAACATCCAAAAAGTGCCCGTATTTGCGAAATCAACCATAGCTAGTATACCAATACTACCACAGTGGCAGCTCTCAAACCTCCATCCACTCCTCCTCAACAGGCACTACAGTCAGACAGATCAGCAGCCAGTCAGCTGGTGGGCCATCCTCCAAGCGGCCCAAGAAGCAGCACGCCGACCTGGCCCTGGACAGTGTGACGAAGCGCCTCCTGGAGCAAAGTGCCGAGGCTGAGCAGAGCTTCTACCAGATGGAGGAGCAGCGTCTGCAGGCCGAGGACCACCGGCGAGAAGCCAAACATGCCCGCGAGCTCCACATGCTCCAGGTGTTGGGACAGATTTTTTCCAGCATCGCCACCAGGAACCCTGTCGCCACAGCTACCCCAAACACTGCAACTGCTCTGAATACCATGGAGTCCACCATGCAGCCAGGTGTGCCCATGTCCACCTCTGGCCAAATGAGGTTTGGTCGGTCGAGTCACCGCCGAGTCCGCTCGCCCCAGTCCCAGGCTGAGTGGCCCAGCTACCACAGTCATCCCCAGTCCAACGCAGGTTTAGGTATTTGCTTCTCTTACTCAGTTGGCCTGTGTTTAACCAATGGCCAGCTCTGGTGAGACTGCTTGTCAACAGGTCAAACAGAACTGAATAAGGGTGAAACAAACCCACAAAGACATCTAGGTTGAACTAAATGCACACACAAGCAGTTAGCGCAGGGAAGCGACAAGTTTTAAGTAAACT contains:
- the LOC109869872 gene encoding uncharacterized protein LOC109869872 isoform X2; its protein translation is MLANSTRGFLWSDVETRTLLNIWGERDIQTALGGNFRNSHVYRDVARRLGIMGFERTPEQCRVRIKSLKRQFILAKEGNLRNNGQYHKICKFYDAMETILSCRPQIDPQELLDSGAVGDETEEEVDTDPPQDPYLESTGESSYPETQVKLEYPPIPVTVGNSTTVRQISSQSAGGPSSKRPKKQHADLALDSVTKRLLEQSAEAEQSFYQMEEQRLQAEDHRREAKHARELHMLQVLGQIFSSIATRNPVATATPNTATALNTMESTMQPGVPMSTSGQMRFGRSSHRRVRSPQSQAEWPSYHSHPQSNAGLVLERSFSLGTAARRGMDDILPLVKNIVPQLTSKKHKGQDGRIGIIGGCQEYTGAPYFAAISALKVGADVSHVFCAKAAATVIKSYSPELIVHPVLDSPNAVEEIEKWLPRLHCLVVGPGLGRDEMLLKTAKEVIEKSKARDIPIVIDADGLWLVAQQPSVIQGYKKGILTPNYMEFTQLYEAMHHEPLDSSDHQRSAMELSVAMGNLTVVLKGEDDLITDGKKDRRAAGVGVGDKVTSYLALWECWHTGHTPPQQT